The genomic window CAAATATTTGACGTCCTCTGGTCTGATAGAACTAAGATTCTGAAGCAACATCAAGACATCAGCCGAGAAATTAAAACTtgaccacaaatgggtcttccaaacagaccatgaccctattCATACTGCCAGATTacttcaaatgtgctttaaggacaacagagtgaatgttttggagcgGCCATCACAAaaccctgatctcaatcctatagaaaatttgtgagcagagttgaaaaagcttctGACTCAGTCataccaattctgtcaggagtaatgggccaaaattccttcaaactagtATGAGAAGCTTGAGGtaagatacccaaaacatttgaccatagttatacagtttaaaagctagACAAAAACATACCAAGGAAATATGTGTAAACTTTTCATtgtctaaaaattaatttaaaaaaattctggaaaaaaaaaaaaaaaaaaaaattctcatttttctggcatttagcaaatataaataatttaggtaatcctaacggacctgaaatagtaaacgtttagcatgatttaccatcagacatttttttttaaatggttgttcATTTTTTAGAGTATAcctgtatgtaaacttctgctttcaactgtatatataaaggaTTTTAATGCACTTCGCAACTGCACACTGCTTAGTGTCGTTGGGGTCCTTCGCCTCCACATTGTGCATTAATATCCTTTACGCTTGGCAATAATCCCTTCACATAATATATCTTATATAATGCTGTAGAATGTTTTTAAGTTGCAGTCTGAATCTACATTATAAAacctgtaataatataatactaataataataataataataataatattttcttttagtTAGTTTTCTTCAGTTTCTTTAGATAGTTTCTACTCAAACTATCGCTATATTGAGTGCTTATTTCAGTTAATTTCAACAGTTCTATTGCAAGAACTAAATCAAACTGACTTTCTCTCATGTCTCGTGAGATTGGCTGTTTACTGCACGTGTCACACTTTTCATGTTAATCACTAACCCCTAGTTAGTTTTAAATGTTGCTTAAGCACCAAATAATAAGAATATGTTTAATACTTTGTATACAATATTGCAGATTGCTGAACCAATTCTaaaaaagaatgaacaaaaagaaagaaagctttTGTATTGGTGAAGACTTCCTTTTTCAATCTTGATTTTACTTTGACACACGAAGAGGAAGTTTGCTTTGATATACATTTTGTCAGTCTTTCCCTTATATGAGAACATTAAACTTGTGCCAAGACACAAGTTTTCTTACATACTctatacaataataaatgtataaatatacaggatataaataggTTGGCTAGCATATTTGCATATCTGCATATTGCATTATTTAAGGAAATAAAGTGATTGAGAAAGACTTTAAGATGTTGCCTTCCTGGTGTTGTTATGATTCAGACAGAGGAAGCTGAGACAACTTCTGAACTGTTGTTTCCCCCAAACTCTATCTTGTTTCACACTTTAAGTGAGATAGAATCAGCATACTAGCAGTTTTTCTAGTCTGGTAAGTGATGACAAACTTTTCTCATGCTATAAAAGATTTGTAGTATTCAAAACATTTGTAGAGTTACTCTTCAATTTAGGCAATTAAAACTGTTGCTCAAGACCAAATAAAttatatagaaaaatatataaaaaggtgAAACTAGAATACCAAAAGCAATATACAAATTGTGATATGAGAAAGCTCCTTTTTCCTTATATACTGACAAAGCACATACTTGCCGAGTAAAAAaggtgtgtatgtttatgttacAAGCTTGTTTAATATTATGTCATAAAATTAAGCTTTGGTGTATAATATTGTCTAAGATCACCCCGAGGAAAGcctgtaaaaatgtattatgttaTCCATTTACTGTGTTAATATGAAGTATTTTTCTGGATTAAAAGTCTGACAAGTTTGAATAACCATGTTGTTTTCTGGAGTTCAAGGAATTTCCATCTGCTTAGTATGTAATAACTTGTCATAAAAATACCTTTTCAGTTATTGGAATGATTTGTGAACCCTGACCTTGTTTGATTGCAAAatactactaccaccactactactgctagtactactactactattaataataataataatagcaatttaATTTAACCAGTGACAACaagatattaaatatttaaaacttcaaCTTTTATGTATTCATGCAATATACTGCACTGGGGTTAAATCTTATCATTTTAGTGTGGTGGATAGTCATGCAACAATGTTTCACTTTTTCTGCTATTGCAGCTCTTTTATTGTGCAGGAAAACACTTCCCTAAAAATTGCAAGCATCATCTTTTTTTGCAACAACCTTTTCTTCCTGTTTAAAAAGGATAGTGACTTACCCctacaaaaaaatgttaattcactactatgtacttattttcagtgttgggggtaatgcattacaagtaacatgAGTTGcgtaataatattaatttctaagtaacgagtaaagtaatgcattacttaaaaaaagtaaattacttATTTGAAAGTGCATGttgacttttaaaaagtaaattgctgaattaaaattttaGTCACAATGAATCAAGCGGTCAAGGAGAGAATATGTTCCTTATTTTGAACGCATCGAAGAAAAGGAAATAGGGATTGTCTatatggacagtgattttacttaagacaaatagtacaaaagtagcaaacatgttgctttaaactttcaataatcagTATATGGCATGTAGagctccagcctgatctcacgagaaaacgtaagtattttacgtttcgccagtttggtggctaattcgtataaatttgtacgagttaagttgtacgaaattgtacgattttaaaaaggaggcgtggcacctaacccctcCTAAACCCAtaattgggggatgagcaaatcgtactaaattgtacaaattagattgtacgaaatcatacgaattagccactaaatcaaaaagttacgaattgccgtgagattgtgttgaaagctcttgggtcaggaagttctcaaatAACATTATCCTGAAATAgctttttgatgtgtttttttttttcaagctaaaTGAATGTGTTGTACAGtgcgttgttaattgcagagctcctcttaaaaaaaaaaaaaaaaaaaaaagaaagaaagaaaaagaaaaataagttgtgaaagagatcaaaccaaaaagtaactcaaaagtaacgtatgGCAATTACTTtctttttgggggagtaactcaatattgtaatgcattacaattaCAAAgtaattaatttgttcccaaacccctcaaTAGTGCAAAACTAATCTGTGCCGATTGGAgcgatgacagtctgttgtgattggtcgacagcgttcagtttgagacagagagaaatgccactatggcttatcaacaatattgaagtagtcagagtgcagtgtAAAACACTCCTGTATTTCGGACCCATCTCTCGCCACCCACCCGTTTTGTTATTCATCCcagaaaactcctgtaatttcaatGTGGCATTAGACGcgtatgagaatataaagagttaaccagatacagtacaagtggttacaagtaacaaaacacaattagggtgctttcaaacttgccttatttagttcggttgaatcacactagagtttacgagttcacacttgcaatCGTTTAAGAATAAggcgtatttggcgtgctgtccggggagagggctctgagctcagggaaacaccccaactcgagttattccccttatcaggaaacagAGGAGTTGGGATttgagcgaagtatctagcccggccccagaacgctcccccctgGGAATGTAATACTTAAGAGGTGAGtgtcggggtggtggagggatgcttaaatcgtgagatgctgcaggtaagacagctttgatgtgtatatataggggtttggtcaagaactgatttgataaTAGAATAGTTGTCAATGAcgttcgatactgaaacttctgcgcgtactcctcccgaaatttgtttacaaaacatcacttcattttccctcttggtgtggttcgtCTGGGCAGGTGTAAATGTAACAATCGTActtgagtgcgcaccaaaagcagaccaaaaagcgtaccgagacctgcttgaagaggtggtctcggtacgctttcaaacgaaccctggagcggttcgtttgtggcgagaatatgatccaaactaaaacagacccaaccacaaaaagtgctgcgccttttggactaatatagCTGCCATAGGCCGATGCGCTGAGCATTATggaatgtggaggaaaaatatttgttgacagcgctttaccaacagaaagagagagagggaaaaacattacatgatggatcgttggtaatatttccggaagatgaccatATCGCAGTttggctaaattaattcacgcctcctgaaGTGACCTGCAATGCACCATCACCGTTTGCGATgccttaaaacattgttttccagcaaCAGCCGTGCTTCATTTTCGAAATATATAGTTTGTTTAAGTGATGAATACAAACTATATTGTATACTATGAGCATGGATACAATCAGTGCAGTCGTAGCTCCATAGTCAAGCGACAGATTGTGTCTGCCAGTTTGCTTACTTgtgggagttccattggcatttccCACACGTTAactctgaccaatcaaaaagcagtttaggaaatgcgttcaataacatctggccaatgcgtgatgtggattttgtcacatgactgcattttgattcttttcaactggttcggaccaaagcattcagtgtggtgtgaaaacgacccaaagacggcagaaaatgcagcaatgtatcatttgttgcccttgatccagaccaaatgaagagaactacagatgtgaaagcacccttaaatacatcatttgcaaGCTAGAATCCACTGTTCTatgtactgataaagttcctgtcaagcccTGACAAAGTCCCACACATCAATAGTCTTTCCTGATCTCTCCTTTAACAAACGAGTGCCGAATCCCTtttgtaagcgtgtagattgctaAAGCACTCGTAAGATTAATGACGGGAACAGCACAAGCCTGGGCTGTAATGGTgaggtattttttgcaaaaataaacctcaaccactgactcttcacagtttcatctttgggtagagaaaataacactaactttcccctcacacttccagtaatatccagctgagcacagcgtTTTCATGActggatctgctacagtgtttgtgggcggggctgcAGGTTTCAATTTTCCCAGGTTTGCACGCGCAAAAAATGGCCAGGGGTTAAGTTTCATATCGACATCACGTGTGTGAAAATCTCAATATCAAGACGATTTATTTAAAGCACTATGAGTAGActcttttataaataaatcaatcgtTTCAAACACTGTCAGAATAAAGCCTTAGCTGGAGATTTCACTTCACGTTAGagttgtgttacacactacaaagtaggtcattttcaaaaacccataataggggctctttaagtatACTTCAATTATGCTGACTGAAAAGTTTTTGTATATGTGGAATTTGCTTGGTCATTAACACATGCTTAAAAGTATAATTACATATTCTAAGTATACTTGTTTGTAGTTGAATTCACACCTAATTGAGCAGCCCATTTCACGTATTATTTCATACTCCCCGGCTAGTCAAGACTAAACCCCATGTTTGCACTGTCTAGGTGATGTGTTATCATTCATTATATTTCCTAATCTTCATCACATTTCTTGCAAGATCGGAATTAAACTGGTTCTCTCATGTCTCGTGTGATTGGCTATTTGCTGTATGTGTCAAACTTTCATGTGCACTAGAGTTATCATTTACCCTAGTTAGTTTTAAAAGTTGCTTAAGCACCAAATAATCCAAATATTTTTAATACTAGTATACAATATTGCAGATTGTTGAAAAAGTTTCTGTATTGAAGGCTTCCTTTTTCAATCTTGATGTCACTTTGACTCAAAAAGAGGAAGTTATTTGAAAACTCTAAACTGATCTACGCTGATAACACTGTCTAAACTGATAACAACTGGCAGTGACATAtgttaaagaggtggtccactgtgctaaccttttttttaactttagtttGTGTAATGGATCTGTGCGAACATAAACACCTTTGAAGGTAAGACGCTTCAAAGTTCAAGGCAAATTTCAATGCAAAGGAAGAcatttacagagttagcttagcatagcaaagcctacagtgaacaaaTGTTGggcactacaaaaaaatacatctggcTTAATGATGTCAAACACTCTTCAGTTTACACCTGAATATTTTACCAAAAATTTCTctaaagtttgttattttatggtaaatgtctgtaatttaacagttgttATTCTACGGGGGGGTTTCCAGCACCCtagctgctgacttttttttacaatgcatgaATTTGAGCCCATCgcgtgttttaggtgtgttggtgCGTTAGGAGTTTaagaaacttgttaaatgtatttaaaaaaaaactaataaaatgaaattgaaaatcACTTTTACATGAGGTAAATGTAGGCCACGTAAGGGTAACACTATCCATTTACCTAACTTGACAGCTGAATGATTTTCCTATTGTAAAACTGTAAATTCTAAACAATGTTAAATGTATTTTCAGAAACAGCTCTTACCGTTGAACAGCCATGACGCCCAACACCAGTTTACATCATTGTGGTACATCCAGTCAGGAACTGGTGGCATCCGTCCTTCCTCCTGTCCTCATCATTGAGCTGTTACTCGGTCTGCCTGGCAATGTCTTGGCACTGTCAGTCTTCAGCAAAAACTTCAGGTCTTGGAGGGCCAATGTCACATTTCTCTTCAACCTGGTTTTGTCTGATTTCATGCTTCTTGTGAGTCTGCCATTCCGTATTGACAACTTACTCCGTGGTGAGAAGTGGATATTTGGAGATGCTTGGTGTCGGATCAACCTCTTCATGCTGTCAGTCAATCGTTCGGCCAGCATTGCCTTCATGACTGCTGTGGCTTTGGATCGCTACTTTAAAGTGGTCCACCCACATCACAGAATCAACCATGCTAGCACAAAAAAAGTAGCTGGTGTTGCCTGCCTCATCTGGGCTGTTGTGATATCTCTGAAGATTCCTTTGCTGACCAACACCCTTCTGACTGTGGAGAAAAATGTTTCGCTTTGTAGAAGCTTCAGCAACTATGAAAAGCCATCACTACGCATCCAACTTCATTATGCTCTGTTTGTCTTGGAGTTTTTTGTGCCTCTGTTACTGCTGGTCTTTTGCTCTGTGAGAATTGCATGTGTTCTATGTTCTCGCCAAATTGACAAGGACAAAAGAGGGCAAAGGGCAATTCGAACCGTCTTGgtgatagttgttgtttttgttctctGTTTTTTTCCTAGCATCGGAACAGGACTGTTggcactttatttaaaaaatctgggGAGTGAGTACTGTAAGGCTTACAATATTAACGGTCAGTTGTTCTCTATTTCTATAGCTTTCACCTACTTAAACAGCGCACTGGACCCGGTTATCTACGGCTTCTCCAGCTCTGTCTTTCGCAATTATTTGAAACGAGCTATAAACCGGACTGGAATGATGCAGCTACAGATGAGCAGACGGGGCAGTATGCCCAGTGGTAGTGACTGAAAATGACTTAATGCTTTTTGAATAATgacttttcacttttattttgtttgtcaaatcacacacacatatatacaattgaagtcagaattattagccttgaaaatatctagtaaaatattatttactgtcatcatggcgaagataaaataaatcagtttttagaaatgatttattaaaactattatgtttaaaaatgtgttcaaaattaaagggaaaaaaatgggggctaataattctgactttaacactTCAActgaatacacaaacacacacacacacagtcagaattgttagccaccctttgattttttttattagcttttaaatatttttcaaattgtttaacagagcaaggaaattttcacagtatgtctgataatatttttttcttctgaaaaaagtcttatttgttttatttcgactagaataaaagcagtttaaaattttttaggaactattttaaggtcaaatttattagcctgtttaagctactgtacatattttttcaatagtctacagaacaaaccaccaataataacttgtctaatgcccttaacctgcctaattaaccaagttaagccttaaaaatgtcttaaaaatatctagtaaattattatttactgtcataatggcaaagataaaataaatcagttattagaaatgagttatttaaactattatgtttagaaatgtattttaaaaaaatctctccgttaaacagaatttgggggaaaaacCTCAACtgcatattatacatatatatattcacacataaGAGAAATTCAGCTCCAAAATAATGTGTTCCATGAAGATTGAACAGTTAATACAAaattgaattcattattttttttataaatataagccCTCTCTCTTGGACCAGGGGGTATTCCAGACAGCAGGTTATGTGTCATACCTGATTAAGTTTAAGAATGAGTGGAGGATAACCAAAAACGGAGGTAACTTTTGGGGTATGTTAAGTAGCTATAGCAACTTCCTCCTTAAAGATAACCTGCTCTGGAGGAGGTTATGTTctagagtttgtctgtttcagaagGTTTACTAAGCATTGCAAGCTCTTTTGTTGAGAACTTTGATGGACGTAGAAGCACAGATATACACGTTTTTTTCAtcgtgagagggttataagtgcttTTTTTCATACCCAAATCAATATTTGGATGAGCGTTGTTTTTCAAAAGAATCATTAATGTATTTACAGTTTTCACgattgcttacacactaaaatGAAACTTTTTCCCTCAACTAGCAAAACCTTGCACTCAAGGTGCAAAACACAAGGCTAGATCTGCACAACTGTAAGCACATAGTCAGCTTCACATGtttttgcaaaacattacacacagtgATTTGCAGATCACTAAACACACTTGGATGCTTTTCACAGATATTTTTCATAACGGAGTTTCCTTGCAAATTTTAAGCAAAGGCCttcaaatgaacacacacatgaaCCATAGGTTTAACACAGCCTTCAGGTGTGCGCACACAGCTGCAAAACTGTAGACACACCAATCAGCTAACGACAGTTTACACACAGTATGTTCATGTACTTTATAGCAATATCTCTGAAACAAATCAAACCCAGATCAGTATTAGTCAGTTAGAAATTATCCAAGCATTTAAGATTGAGATCAGCAGTGTGTAATTGAAGCTAACGGATTTATCTTGAATGAAGCGTGTGTGTTCCATACGGTGTTAAATTTGTTATGTTATATTGTTGTAAATTTTTAAATGAAGTGTTTCATTTTGCAAAGGAAACTGATGtgttctgctgtttgtgtgtatggatgtgtaaattgtgtgtagtgttttgacaaAATGAGCCTTAATTTCAAAATTGAGCTTAAGCAATCagaaaaaattgtaacaaacctTTTGAAATCAAACGTGACAAACCGCGAGGCTTGCCTCAGAAAACATTCATTGCAGCTCTGTTTTTGTCTCAGGGCATTTTAGGCTACTGTAGCCAACAATGTGGCAATAGCATGTAGAACCATCTGTACAGTATGCGCAGCACTGAACTGTTTtatacacttttgtacagttccttaaCTATTCTATTACCCACTGCATATGATTACACAGATGATTCAGAGCGCGGCAAtagtgtagtggttagtgtgccATTAAAGAACAACGCTgctcaacgtttttttttttttttcctctctctctatctctctgcaCCCTTCACTTTTTTTCTGTAGCCTCTATATActataagtggcagctttgtcttttctaggaaaatatatccacattttaaGATGTAgtctttcatatatatacatttattcacaatgcacacacacttgatacattttttatataattttttttcagggtttccaaACGCTATTGCGTACATTAATATGCTTACTTCACGcggctgccattttaaaacaatagcgaggctgcggtgggaagaattCTGGAAGTATAGGATCAGCCCTGTAACCCTTGCAACAACATGTCAATCTTCTTCACATCAATATTATATTATGCACATTATGAAAGACAACaaacaaacttaaaataatttaaaaacaacaacaacctgcTCATTTCTTACCTTTTCAGGCCAAAAGCAGCAAAATGTGAAGTTTactctgctgaaaaatccagcttaaaccatcctaggctggttgcctggttttagctggtcgaccaggctggttttagagaggttttggccactttcaggctggtttccagcctggtcttagctggtcaggctgggagtccagccaaaaccagctatatccagcttaaaccaggctggtaaagctggttttagcaggatttggctggtcattttccagcctgaccagctaagaccaggctggaaatggctggaaaccagcctggaaatggccaaaacccctctaaaaccaggctggtcaaccagctaaaaccagccaaccagcctaggctggtttaagctggatttttcagcagggatttatgaactaatttggagaagatcatgtgcttatgattgcttgggGCTGGaccttcgttttgaagaatccccccttacacccctactcctcctcctttcctagatgagtggcacggtggcccagtggttagcactgttgtctcacagcactGTAGTGTATTTAAACTGTGTTTATACTTCATTGTACTGCAATTTTGCAATTGTACTTAATTTTACTGCATTTATACTGCAGTTATACTGCAGTTCTTTTTTGTAAGGGAGCTTGATGTCATCAGTAATTCTATGAATAATTCTTCTCACCTCTCCTCTTGCTCCTCGTTGTCCTCTTCCTCTAACTTCACCTCCTTGTCGTCCTCTTCCTCTAACTTCACCTCCTTGTCGTCCTCTCCCTCTCACTTCTTCACCTCCACCACGTCTTCTTCCTCGGCGTCCTCTAATTCTCACTCTTCCTGCTCCCTCCATTGTTCTCCACGGACAGCTTCCAGGTGGCTTAGTGCTTGGGCTGATTGCAAAGTAAACTAATTATCTGAAACAGTTTTCACATGTGACAGTGTGCCAGACAGTTGGCAAAAGTGTGTAAATCAAATTGCTATAATTTTATCTAGGAGtgtgttgatcatttggaaattcAGTGTAAAGCAGTGAGTTGTGTTTACAGTTCCGCAAAAAGAGTGCTGTGCAGTTTACTTACAATTTTGCAAAGTGTGTGTTACAAAATTGGGTCAAAGCCTAACCCTAACTGAGTGCAAAGCAGTGTTTGTGCTTTTAATTTTGCAAACTCGGTGAGTGATTTTGCTATAATAATTAATCGTTTTATAAATTGTGCTATAAGAATCTCGGTTAGGGTTTAAGTATTTAGAAAAAAACTGTATGACAGTGTCTTACCACCACCTACTGGCGGTTTCAGGTAATTCATGGATAACTTCATT from Danio rerio strain Tuebingen ecotype United States chromosome 13, GRCz12tu, whole genome shotgun sequence includes these protein-coding regions:
- the hcar1-3 gene encoding hydroxycarboxylic acid receptor 2: MTPNTSLHHCGTSSQELVASVLPPVLIIELLLGLPGNVLALSVFSKNFRSWRANVTFLFNLVLSDFMLLVSLPFRIDNLLRGEKWIFGDAWCRINLFMLSVNRSASIAFMTAVALDRYFKVVHPHHRINHASTKKVAGVACLIWAVVISLKIPLLTNTLLTVEKNVSLCRSFSNYEKPSLRIQLHYALFVLEFFVPLLLLVFCSVRIACVLCSRQIDKDKRGQRAIRTVLVIVVVFVLCFFPSIGTGLLALYLKNLGSEYCKAYNINGQLFSISIAFTYLNSALDPVIYGFSSSVFRNYLKRAINRTGMMQLQMSRRGSMPSGSD